In the genome of Tripterygium wilfordii isolate XIE 37 chromosome 19, ASM1340144v1, whole genome shotgun sequence, one region contains:
- the LOC119985972 gene encoding probable BOI-related E3 ubiquitin-protein ligase 3, with amino-acid sequence MMNQIEANACIYNYNTTQMWCGMPLSGTTTVETLLPTIYGSVIADSKATTAPIKSETELNYNNIQQLLPRKRSRDTYSSSNSINPLLSLQLQQQQFDVEHLISQHMEKVRLEIEENRKRQARRIIEVIEEGTMKRLRAKEGEIQKIGKLNSALEERVKSLCMENQIWRDLAQANEAAANALRTNLEHVLAATTRIDDAAAAMMDDAQSCCGSTSRGGGAGAEEEEVQERRMMASRAQDKGSSTGTALSRMCRNCGKGGACVLLLPCRHLCLCRVCGSNLHTCPICKSTKNASLHVNMP; translated from the exons ATGATGAACCAGATTGAAGCAAACGCATGCATCTACAACTACAATACTACTCAGATGTGGTGCGGCATGCCATTGTCGGGAACAACCACGGTGGAGACGCTCCTCCCCACCATATACGGCTCTGTAATTGCCGATTCCAAAGCTACTACTGCTCCGATCAAATCAGAGACCGAACTCAACTATAACAATATTCAACAATTATTGCCAAGAAAACGTTCGAGAGACACCTACTCCTCCTCTAACAGCATCAATCCTCTACTGTCTCTGCAATTGCAACAGCAGCAATTCGACGTCGAACACCTCATCTCGCAACAC ATGGAGAAGGTGAGGCTGGAGATTGAGGAGAATCGGAAGAGACAAGCGAGGAGAATCATCGAGGTTATAGAGGAAGGAACGATGAAAAGACTGAGAGCCAAAGAAGGCGAGATTCAAAAGATTGGGAAACTGAACTCCGCACTCGAAGAGAGAGTCAAGTCGTTGTGCATGGAGAACCAGATATGGCGTGATTTGGCTCAGGCAAACGAAGCCGCTGCAAACGCTCTCCGTACAAACCTGGAGCATGTACTAGCGGCGACGACTCGAATAGACGACGCCGCGGCGGCGATGATGGACGATGCACAGTCGTGCTGCGGCAGCACTAGTCGTGGTGGTGGTGCCGGGGCGGAAGAAGAGGAAGTGCAGGAGCGGCGCATGATGGCGAGTAGGGCGCAGGATAAGGGTAGTAGTACTGGTACAGCGTTAAGTAGGATGTGCAGGAATTGCGGGAAAGGAGGAGCGTGCGTGTTGTTACTGCCGTGCAGGCATTTGTGTTTGTGTAGGGTTTGCGGGTCGAATCTCCATACTTGCCCCATCTGTAAATCCACCAAGAATGCAAGTCTCCATGTCAACATGCCTTGA